Proteins from one Streptomyces sp. NBC_00289 genomic window:
- a CDS encoding ferritin-like protein, translated as MTDTSESSDRQAVVPLKRRTFIASAALTAAAPVSAAVPAHAAGPPPSQPPPAAPGPGSVARLLAVPDHGRDVDWLRQALQVAVELELATIPPYLCGWWSVKDRGSEAARLIRRIVGDEMYHLGVVCNLLVAVGGRPRLKDVAPAYPGPLPGGVRSGVYVYLSGLTKPYVHDVMMALEEPETPLARDAHTSPTIGTFYDGLLQAFRRTAPELSTRGQVSEHIGADVLRPVDSLDAVERSLQIIKEQGEGTTSSPSDAFGDDHPAHYYAFGEIYHGRRLRKEGDGWTFTGAPVPFPDTRPMARVPAGGWPHPPRRVQEALDHFDDAYATVLDALEGAWADGDGRALRASVHAMRGLEGPAVELMDITLPDAPGNYGPQFRPPSAHGS; from the coding sequence GTGACTGATACAAGCGAGAGTTCTGACCGGCAGGCCGTTGTCCCGCTCAAGCGCCGGACCTTCATCGCGTCGGCCGCCCTGACGGCCGCCGCCCCGGTCTCCGCCGCCGTTCCCGCGCACGCCGCCGGACCGCCGCCGAGCCAGCCGCCGCCCGCCGCACCCGGCCCGGGGTCCGTGGCGCGCCTGCTCGCCGTGCCCGATCACGGTCGCGATGTCGACTGGCTCAGGCAGGCCCTCCAGGTCGCCGTGGAACTCGAACTCGCCACTATTCCGCCCTACTTGTGCGGCTGGTGGTCCGTCAAGGACCGGGGCAGCGAGGCCGCGCGACTGATCCGGCGCATCGTCGGGGACGAGATGTACCACCTGGGCGTCGTCTGCAACCTGCTGGTGGCCGTGGGCGGGCGGCCGCGACTCAAGGACGTGGCACCGGCCTACCCCGGACCGCTGCCCGGTGGTGTGCGCAGCGGCGTTTACGTCTACCTGTCGGGCCTCACCAAGCCCTACGTGCACGACGTGATGATGGCGCTCGAGGAACCCGAGACTCCGCTCGCCCGCGACGCGCACACCTCGCCCACCATCGGCACCTTCTACGACGGCCTGCTGCAGGCGTTCCGGAGGACGGCGCCGGAACTGTCGACGCGGGGGCAGGTGTCCGAACACATCGGTGCCGACGTCCTGCGACCGGTCGACAGCCTCGACGCTGTCGAGCGTTCCCTCCAGATCATCAAGGAGCAGGGCGAGGGCACCACCAGTTCCCCGTCCGATGCCTTCGGCGACGACCACCCGGCGCACTACTACGCCTTCGGGGAGATCTACCACGGGCGGCGGCTGCGCAAGGAGGGCGACGGCTGGACGTTCACGGGCGCGCCCGTGCCCTTCCCCGACACGCGTCCCATGGCGCGGGTCCCGGCCGGCGGCTGGCCCCACCCGCCGCGGCGGGTCCAGGAGGCCCTGGACCATTTCGACGACGCCTACGCAACCGTGCTGGACGCGTTGGAGGGGGCCTGGGCCGACGGCGACGGGAGGGCCCTGCGTGCGTCCGTCCACGCCATGCGCGGGCTGGAGGGTCCGGCGGTGGAACTGATGGACATCACCCTTCCCGACGCACCCGGAAACTACGGCCCCCAGTTCCGGCCGCCCTCCGCCCACGGCTCCTGA
- a CDS encoding polysaccharide lyase family 7 protein: MDPSRRNVLAAGGLLAGGAVWAMTPSVSSAAAASPTDGWSRTAFTYALQKPWNLALSDRYSYSGGVHRMWVYSTDEPLSQGSSTDPRTEMRWQQQYTSGPHMWDADVYLPSGTNGATFVQILRVIHPEGTPATDFMLNVYSASGGTVRAFDTTVLKTNAFDTWFNVKLEHNASSGTVKVYFDDELVLTRQDRGPATRHFKNGVYHHGSGRAEARFRNITYWTR, encoded by the coding sequence ATGGACCCATCAAGGCGCAACGTGCTCGCGGCGGGCGGCTTACTCGCCGGAGGTGCCGTCTGGGCGATGACCCCCTCGGTGTCCTCCGCCGCGGCCGCTTCACCGACGGACGGCTGGAGCAGAACAGCCTTCACGTATGCCCTGCAGAAGCCGTGGAACCTCGCCCTGAGCGACCGGTACAGCTACAGCGGCGGCGTCCACCGCATGTGGGTCTACAGCACCGACGAGCCCTTGTCGCAGGGCAGTTCCACCGACCCGCGCACCGAGATGCGCTGGCAGCAGCAGTACACCTCCGGGCCGCACATGTGGGACGCCGACGTGTACCTGCCGTCCGGCACGAACGGCGCGACCTTCGTGCAGATCCTGCGGGTGATCCACCCCGAGGGCACCCCCGCCACGGACTTCATGCTCAACGTCTACAGCGCGAGCGGCGGCACGGTGCGGGCGTTCGACACCACCGTCCTGAAGACGAACGCCTTCGACACGTGGTTCAACGTCAAGCTCGAGCACAACGCCTCCAGCGGCACCGTCAAGGTCTACTTCGACGACGAGCTCGTACTGACGAGGCAGGATCGCGGCCCGGCCACCCGGCACTTCAAGAACGGCGTCTACCACCACGGCAGCGGCCGTGCCGAGGCACGCTTCCGCAACATCACGTACTGGACGCGGTGA
- a CDS encoding heparin lyase I family protein has translation MRRRQALTTLAGLGLAGAATALLPARAQAADEVFFQNRGSVEGWDYAYAQKDGVIETVDSPTYKGAHALAATQTYIGETGGYHSEVIKRGAQSVGEDRYYGQVIRLGPGWTFHDQNVTFQQWSPEDPEGPWLLMFVMGSQIRFGGSGGISGTAGSISGLQDTWISVVTRLRLAGSGQGAFEVWLNGTRRVSRTGLTVLPSTSRTIRWSNGIYCTAWRDGAPSGPRELTILHDNHRIASTYALAEPAGWA, from the coding sequence GTGCGCAGACGACAGGCGCTCACCACCCTCGCCGGACTCGGCCTCGCCGGCGCCGCCACCGCCCTCCTGCCCGCCCGGGCCCAGGCCGCCGACGAGGTCTTCTTCCAGAACCGGGGCAGCGTCGAGGGCTGGGACTACGCCTACGCCCAGAAGGACGGCGTGATCGAGACCGTCGACTCGCCGACGTACAAGGGCGCGCACGCCCTCGCCGCGACCCAGACGTACATCGGGGAGACCGGGGGCTACCACTCCGAGGTGATCAAGCGCGGCGCGCAGAGCGTCGGCGAGGACCGGTACTACGGCCAGGTGATCCGTCTCGGGCCCGGCTGGACGTTCCACGACCAGAACGTCACCTTCCAGCAGTGGTCGCCCGAAGACCCGGAAGGGCCCTGGCTGTTGATGTTCGTCATGGGGTCCCAGATCCGTTTCGGCGGTTCCGGCGGCATCTCGGGCACGGCCGGATCGATCAGCGGGCTCCAGGACACCTGGATCAGCGTCGTCACCCGGCTCAGGCTGGCCGGCAGCGGCCAGGGCGCCTTCGAGGTGTGGCTGAACGGAACCAGGAGGGTGAGCCGGACGGGTCTGACCGTCCTGCCGTCGACCTCGCGGACCATCCGCTGGTCCAACGGGATCTACTGCACCGCCTGGCGCGACGGAGCGCCCAGCGGGCCGCGCGAGCTGACGATCCTGCACGACAACCACCGGATCGCCTCGACGTACGCCCTCGCCGAACCGGCCGGATGGGCGTGA
- a CDS encoding Tat pathway signal sequence domain protein produces MTSRRTVLGSALGGTALAALPSVAHAAGTVDADGGAAAPGVRAPWKLRNRVASDGAWSAFLRGQDLVWHRLPKLWHEGPFLGDGRLGSMVYQEPGANSVRFTVQHGEVQDHRPEFGSGWGTCRLPVGHLTLDPVGTITAVDWRLSLWNAELTGTVTTDKGVLKLSALIHDGIFAARVTASGDEEVHWTFHPEEALSPRKISEAPPAGYVPNPAWTTRSTGDVQQVLQPLVGGGQTATAHRRTGDTLLLNVSHSFPSDTRAATDSLRKIQRAGTYNALRKQHTGWWQAFYRRSFVSVPDERLQSFHWIQLYKVASASRAGGPVMATCGPWLEPTPWPAVWWNLNLQLEYWLIHGSNHLELDALATTLRQNQEQLTANVPAAYRADSAGVGRSSDMFATRGVGTPGSGAEVGDLTWALHNAWLSYRHSMDESLLRDTVFPLLRRAINYYLHFLQPGDDGKLHLPSTLSPEYPVVPPRDTNYDLSLIRWGCTTLLEASARLKIDDPLKQRWQEVLAKLTPYPVDDNGFMIGGDTPYAQSHRHYSHMLMVYPLYLVNWDQPEQRELIEKSVVRWHALTGAHRGYSYTGAASLYAMMGRGDTALTYLKKFFDPTTRYPCRANTHYTEAGPVIETPLSASQSLHDMLCQSWGGVVRVFPAVPGAWADVTLHDFRTQGAFLVSAVRADGATRFVRVRSLAGEPLVIRHSLSGGPVTAVLDDGTPARTRAKGDGTLAVELAKNREVLLYTGARPDLDIAPVSPSEPGEPWGLP; encoded by the coding sequence ATGACCTCTCGCAGAACCGTGCTCGGCTCGGCGCTGGGCGGTACGGCGCTTGCCGCGCTCCCCTCGGTCGCCCACGCGGCCGGCACAGTCGACGCCGATGGCGGTGCCGCCGCGCCCGGCGTCCGCGCTCCCTGGAAACTCCGCAACCGCGTGGCCTCGGACGGCGCGTGGTCCGCGTTCCTGCGCGGACAGGACCTGGTGTGGCACCGACTGCCCAAGCTGTGGCACGAGGGACCGTTCCTCGGGGACGGACGGCTGGGCAGCATGGTGTACCAGGAGCCCGGTGCCAACAGCGTCCGCTTCACCGTCCAGCACGGTGAAGTACAGGACCACCGGCCCGAGTTCGGCAGCGGCTGGGGCACCTGCCGGCTGCCCGTGGGCCATCTGACGCTCGACCCGGTCGGCACCATCACCGCCGTCGACTGGCGGCTGAGCCTGTGGAACGCCGAGCTCACCGGCACGGTCACCACCGACAAGGGCGTCCTGAAGCTCTCCGCCCTCATCCACGACGGGATATTCGCGGCCCGGGTGACGGCCTCCGGCGACGAGGAGGTGCACTGGACGTTCCACCCCGAGGAGGCCCTCAGCCCCCGCAAAATCAGCGAGGCGCCGCCGGCCGGCTACGTCCCCAACCCCGCCTGGACCACCCGATCCACCGGCGACGTCCAGCAGGTCCTCCAGCCGCTGGTCGGCGGCGGACAGACCGCGACGGCCCACCGCCGCACGGGAGACACCCTCCTGCTCAACGTGAGCCACAGCTTCCCTTCCGACACCCGGGCCGCGACGGACTCACTCAGGAAGATCCAGCGAGCCGGCACGTACAACGCGCTCCGCAAGCAGCACACCGGTTGGTGGCAGGCGTTCTACCGCAGGAGTTTCGTCTCCGTCCCCGACGAGCGACTGCAGAGCTTCCACTGGATCCAGCTCTACAAGGTCGCCTCGGCCAGCCGTGCGGGCGGCCCCGTGATGGCGACCTGCGGGCCCTGGCTCGAGCCCACCCCGTGGCCCGCCGTGTGGTGGAACCTGAACCTCCAGCTCGAGTACTGGCTCATCCACGGCTCGAACCACCTGGAACTCGACGCGCTCGCCACCACCCTGCGGCAGAACCAGGAGCAGCTGACCGCCAACGTGCCCGCCGCCTACCGGGCGGACAGCGCCGGAGTCGGCCGTAGCTCCGACATGTTCGCCACCCGCGGCGTCGGCACGCCGGGCAGCGGCGCCGAGGTGGGCGATCTGACGTGGGCCCTGCACAACGCCTGGCTCAGCTACCGGCACAGCATGGACGAGTCGCTGCTGCGCGACACGGTGTTCCCCCTGCTGCGCCGCGCGATCAACTACTACCTGCACTTCCTTCAGCCCGGAGACGACGGGAAACTGCACCTGCCGTCCACGCTTTCCCCGGAGTACCCCGTGGTGCCCCCGAGGGACACCAACTACGACCTGTCGCTGATCCGTTGGGGCTGCACCACTCTGCTGGAGGCGAGCGCCCGGCTGAAGATCGACGATCCGCTGAAGCAGCGCTGGCAGGAGGTGCTGGCCAAGCTCACGCCGTACCCGGTGGACGACAACGGCTTCATGATCGGCGGGGACACCCCGTACGCCCAGTCCCACCGCCACTACTCCCACATGCTCATGGTGTACCCCCTCTACCTGGTGAACTGGGACCAGCCGGAGCAGCGCGAGCTGATCGAGAAGTCGGTGGTCCGCTGGCACGCGCTGACCGGCGCCCACCGCGGATACAGCTACACGGGTGCCGCGTCCCTGTACGCGATGATGGGCCGCGGCGACACCGCGCTCACCTACCTGAAGAAGTTCTTCGACCCCACCACGCGCTACCCGTGCCGCGCCAACACGCACTACACCGAGGCCGGTCCGGTCATCGAGACCCCGCTCTCGGCGTCGCAGTCCCTGCACGACATGCTCTGCCAGAGCTGGGGCGGCGTCGTCCGGGTCTTTCCCGCCGTGCCGGGCGCCTGGGCCGATGTCACCCTCCACGACTTCCGCACCCAGGGCGCCTTCCTCGTCAGCGCGGTCCGCGCCGACGGAGCGACCCGCTTCGTGCGGGTACGGAGCCTGGCCGGCGAGCCGCTCGTGATCCGCCACTCCCTGTCCGGCGGCCCGGTGACCGCGGTCCTCGACGACGGGACCCCGGCCCGTACCCGGGCGAAGGGCGACGGCACTCTCGCCGTCGAGCTAGCCAAGAACCGCGAGGTGCTGCTGTACACGGGTGCGCGGCCCGACCTCGACATCGCTCCGGTCAGCCCGAGCGAGCCGGGCGAGCCGTGGGGGCTGCCGTAG
- the argG gene encoding argininosuccinate synthase, translating into MSKVLTSLPAGERVGIAFSGGLDTSVAVAWMRDKGAVPCTYTADIGQYDEPDIGSVPGRASAYGAEITRLVDCRAALVEEGLAALACGAFHIRSGGRPYFNTTPLGRAVTGTLLVRAMLEDGVQIWGDGSTFKGNDIERFYRYGLLANPHLRIYKPWLDADFVTELGGRKEMSEWLLAHGLPYRDSTEKAYSTDANIWGATHEAKTLEHLDTGIETVDPIMGVRFWDPSVEIATEDVTIGFDQGRPVTVNGKEFASPVDLVMEANAIGGRHGLGMSDQIENRIIEAKSRGIYEAPGMALLHIAYERLVNAIHNEDTLAAYHNEGRRLGRLMYEGRWLDPQALMIRESLQRWVGAAVTGEVTLRLRRGEDYSILDTTGPAFSYHPDKLSMERTEDSAFGPVDRIGQLTMRNLDIADSRARLEQYAGLGMVGTAHPTLIGAAQAASTGLIGAMDEGGAEVIASRGEATDEETMLDRAAMESGTD; encoded by the coding sequence ATGTCCAAGGTCCTCACCTCCCTTCCCGCCGGCGAACGCGTCGGCATTGCCTTCTCCGGCGGGCTCGACACCTCGGTCGCCGTCGCCTGGATGCGCGACAAGGGCGCCGTGCCGTGCACGTACACCGCCGACATCGGTCAGTACGACGAGCCCGACATCGGCTCGGTGCCCGGCCGTGCCTCCGCGTACGGCGCCGAGATCACCCGGCTCGTCGACTGCCGTGCCGCGCTGGTCGAGGAGGGGCTGGCCGCGCTCGCGTGCGGTGCGTTCCACATCAGGTCGGGCGGGCGCCCGTACTTCAACACCACACCCTTGGGGCGCGCCGTGACCGGCACGCTGCTGGTGCGCGCCATGCTCGAGGACGGGGTGCAGATCTGGGGCGACGGCTCCACCTTCAAGGGCAACGACATCGAGCGGTTCTACCGCTACGGGCTGCTCGCCAACCCGCACCTGCGGATCTACAAGCCCTGGCTGGACGCGGACTTCGTCACGGAGCTCGGCGGCCGCAAGGAGATGTCGGAGTGGCTGCTCGCGCACGGGCTGCCGTACCGCGACTCGACGGAGAAGGCCTACTCCACGGACGCCAACATCTGGGGCGCCACCCACGAGGCCAAGACGCTGGAGCACCTCGACACCGGCATCGAAACCGTCGACCCGATCATGGGCGTGCGGTTCTGGGACCCGTCGGTGGAGATCGCCACGGAGGACGTGACGATCGGCTTCGACCAGGGCCGCCCCGTCACCGTCAACGGCAAGGAGTTCGCCTCCCCGGTCGACCTCGTCATGGAGGCGAACGCGATCGGCGGCCGGCACGGTCTGGGCATGTCCGACCAGATCGAGAACCGGATCATCGAGGCGAAGAGCCGCGGCATCTACGAGGCGCCCGGCATGGCCCTGCTGCACATCGCCTACGAGCGCCTGGTCAACGCGATCCACAACGAGGACACCCTGGCCGCGTACCACAACGAGGGCCGGCGGCTCGGCCGGCTGATGTACGAGGGCCGCTGGCTGGACCCGCAGGCGCTGATGATCCGCGAGTCGCTGCAGCGCTGGGTCGGCGCGGCGGTCACCGGTGAGGTGACACTGCGGCTGCGGCGCGGCGAGGACTACTCGATCCTCGACACCACGGGCCCGGCGTTCAGCTACCACCCGGACAAGCTCTCCATGGAGCGGACCGAGGACTCGGCGTTCGGTCCGGTGGACCGGATCGGCCAGCTGACCATGCGGAACCTGGACATCGCCGACTCCCGCGCGCGGCTGGAGCAGTACGCCGGCCTGGGCATGGTCGGCACCGCCCACCCGACGCTGATCGGCGCCGCGCAGGCGGCCTCGACCGGTCTGATCGGCGCCATGGACGAGGGCGGCGCGGAGGTGATCGCCTCGCGCGGCGAGGCCACGGACGAGGAGACCATGCTGGACCGGGCCGCGATGGAGTCCGGCACGGACTGA
- a CDS encoding SGNH/GDSL hydrolase family protein, which translates to MNRDTHPVAPARNRRRARAAAAAVGGCALVVSLAAPAAAHGSGGGRDTDYVALGDSYTSGPLIPRQVDANCARSDHNYPALLAATRRAVVLRDVSCAGATTEQMWTAQGTNGPQLDAVDRDTDLVTLQIGGNDIGFGSIIATCAQLSSQDLAGNPCQRSYASSGVDRLTLAVLETAPKVTRVLRAVHARAPHARVLVVGYPDLLPDDGSGCYPSVPFAAKDFPYLRDTTKRLNLMLRLVAALNRAEYVDTYGPTRGHDMCKPPADRWIEPLRPASPAAPAHPNAKGEEAMAGAVQQKLGREGRH; encoded by the coding sequence ATGAACCGTGACACGCATCCTGTCGCACCGGCGCGGAATCGCCGTCGCGCCAGGGCGGCCGCGGCAGCGGTCGGTGGCTGCGCCCTCGTGGTGAGCCTGGCGGCACCGGCCGCGGCCCACGGCTCGGGCGGCGGCCGCGACACGGACTACGTGGCGCTCGGGGACTCCTACACCTCGGGCCCCCTCATCCCGCGTCAGGTGGACGCCAACTGCGCCCGCTCCGACCACAACTACCCCGCACTCCTGGCGGCGACCCGAAGAGCGGTCGTCCTCAGGGACGTGAGCTGCGCCGGAGCGACGACCGAGCAGATGTGGACGGCGCAGGGCACCAACGGACCCCAACTCGACGCGGTGGACCGCGACACGGACCTGGTGACGCTCCAGATCGGGGGCAACGACATCGGGTTCGGCTCCATCATCGCCACCTGCGCCCAGCTCAGTTCCCAGGACCTGGCGGGCAACCCGTGCCAGCGCTCCTACGCCTCCTCCGGCGTCGACCGGCTGACGCTGGCCGTCCTGGAGACGGCACCGAAGGTGACGCGCGTGCTGAGGGCCGTGCACGCCAGGGCGCCGCACGCCCGGGTGCTGGTCGTCGGATACCCCGACCTCCTGCCCGACGACGGCAGCGGCTGCTATCCGTCGGTGCCGTTCGCCGCGAAGGACTTCCCCTATCTGCGCGACACCACCAAGCGGCTGAACCTGATGCTCCGGCTGGTGGCAGCGCTGAACCGCGCCGAGTACGTCGACACCTACGGCCCCACCCGCGGCCACGACATGTGCAAGCCGCCGGCCGACCGCTGGATCGAGCCACTGCGGCCGGCCTCCCCGGCGGCCCCGGCACACCCCAACGCCAAGGGTGAGGAAGCCATGGCGGGGGCGGTGCAGCAGAAGCTGGGCAGGGAGGGCAGGCACTGA
- a CDS encoding SAM-dependent methyltransferase, producing the protein MTDPATTPAPEAHPKIDTSVPHSARIWNYWLGGKDNYPVDEAAGDAYTAVFPGIVTIARSSRAFLRRNITHLVTEAGIRQFLDIGTGLPTADNTHEVAQRIAPEARIVYVDNDPMVLAHARALLYSTPEGATAYVDADVLDPDRILASAAQTLDFGRPTALILSNILGHIGDYDQARSIVTHLMEALPSGSYLSINDGSRGVDPVFEQAQDAYNESGAVPYNLRTVDQITAFFDGLELLEPGVVSVPLWRPDPAAPPADQIGEHGGLARKP; encoded by the coding sequence ATGACCGACCCCGCAACGACGCCCGCACCAGAGGCGCACCCGAAGATCGACACGTCGGTGCCGCACTCGGCCCGGATCTGGAACTACTGGCTCGGCGGCAAGGACAACTACCCCGTCGACGAGGCGGCCGGCGACGCGTACACCGCCGTCTTCCCCGGCATCGTCACCATCGCCCGCAGCAGCCGGGCCTTCCTGCGGCGCAACATCACCCACCTGGTCACCGAGGCGGGCATCAGGCAGTTCCTGGACATCGGCACGGGCCTGCCGACAGCCGACAACACCCACGAGGTCGCCCAGCGGATCGCCCCCGAGGCGCGGATCGTCTACGTCGACAACGACCCCATGGTCCTGGCACACGCCCGCGCCCTGCTCTACTCCACCCCGGAGGGAGCGACCGCCTACGTCGACGCCGACGTGCTGGACCCGGACCGTATTCTGGCGTCCGCCGCGCAGACGCTGGACTTCGGCCGCCCCACCGCCCTGATCCTCAGCAACATCCTGGGGCACATCGGCGACTACGACCAGGCACGCTCGATCGTCACCCACCTGATGGAAGCCCTGCCGTCCGGCAGCTACCTCTCCATCAACGACGGCTCACGGGGCGTCGACCCGGTCTTCGAACAGGCCCAGGACGCCTACAACGAGAGCGGCGCGGTCCCCTACAACCTGCGCACCGTCGACCAGATCACCGCGTTCTTCGACGGTCTGGAGCTTCTGGAGCCGGGAGTCGTCTCCGTTCCCCTCTGGCGTCCGGACCCCGCCGCCCCGCCCGCGGACCAGATAGGCGAGCACGGCGGCCTCGCCCGCAAGCCCTGA
- a CDS encoding DUF4177 domain-containing protein yields MSNPYTYEYKVVSFRESLIGDALDSDKLEKVLNKHAEDGWALKAITSADVKGRVGPGAVEGLLLTFERPRG; encoded by the coding sequence ATGAGCAACCCGTACACGTACGAGTACAAGGTCGTCAGCTTCAGGGAGTCCCTGATCGGCGACGCACTGGACAGCGACAAGCTGGAGAAGGTCCTGAACAAGCACGCGGAGGACGGCTGGGCCCTGAAGGCGATCACCTCCGCCGACGTCAAGGGCCGCGTCGGCCCCGGAGCCGTCGAGGGTCTCCTGCTGACCTTCGAGCGTCCGCGCGGCTGA
- a CDS encoding DUF6629 family protein produces the protein MCWSATADLVAGTGVAALGVACVARVRRVRDLPLAALPLLLGAHQIIESVLWDSGGGSGPATVVWAVIALPLLAVWVPAGVMCAAPRYARRRLLLPLAPGAVTAAVLAHALATGPATAEIRGRTVGYVLDLPHAPLLVAGYLLATVGSLLLSADRWLLVLGVLAGAGAVGCWALWRLEFVSTWCAFAAMCSVVLLGWARARPAAPSAPSPG, from the coding sequence ATGTGTTGGAGTGCGACGGCCGACCTCGTGGCGGGCACAGGTGTCGCGGCCCTCGGGGTGGCCTGTGTGGCGCGGGTGCGCAGGGTCCGGGACCTCCCCCTGGCGGCGCTGCCGTTGCTGCTGGGGGCGCATCAGATCATCGAGTCGGTGCTCTGGGACTCGGGCGGCGGCAGCGGACCCGCCACCGTCGTGTGGGCCGTCATCGCGCTGCCGCTGCTCGCGGTGTGGGTCCCGGCCGGGGTGATGTGTGCCGCTCCCCGGTACGCCCGGCGCCGTCTGCTGCTGCCCCTCGCCCCCGGAGCCGTGACGGCCGCGGTGCTCGCCCACGCCCTTGCCACCGGGCCGGCGACGGCCGAGATCCGTGGCCGCACGGTGGGCTACGTACTCGACCTTCCCCACGCGCCCCTGCTCGTCGCCGGCTATCTCCTGGCCACCGTCGGCTCGTTGCTGCTGTCCGCCGACCGGTGGCTGCTGGTGCTGGGGGTGCTGGCCGGAGCGGGCGCGGTGGGCTGCTGGGCGCTGTGGCGGCTGGAGTTCGTCTCCACCTGGTGTGCGTTCGCGGCGATGTGCTCCGTGGTGCTGCTCGGGTGGGCGCGGGCGCGCCCGGCCGCTCCTTCGGCGCCCTCGCCCGGGTAA
- a CDS encoding DUF485 domain-containing protein: MSYDSSELYPARRRHGRHSSPAPAPAPAPAPAPVLRTPGSAAGHPWPGGHRPRSWTGQHRHLRLLRRACRWQRRVATLAALGYFAVFLTLTVEVPSVMTRPAPGGLPTGLVLALLQLPVTWLAVVVYEYAARRYVDPLARRVSRQYPADRNSEPRS, encoded by the coding sequence ATGTCCTACGACAGCTCCGAGTTATACCCGGCTCGACGCCGGCACGGACGGCACTCCTCCCCCGCACCCGCACCGGCACCGGCACCGGCACCCGCCCCGGTTCTCCGAACGCCGGGCTCGGCAGCCGGTCACCCGTGGCCGGGCGGGCACCGGCCCCGCTCGTGGACCGGACAGCACCGCCATCTGCGTCTCCTGCGCCGCGCCTGCCGCTGGCAGCGGCGCGTCGCCACCCTCGCGGCCCTCGGCTACTTCGCCGTCTTCCTGACACTCACCGTCGAAGTCCCGTCCGTCATGACCCGCCCCGCACCGGGCGGCCTTCCCACCGGACTGGTGCTCGCCCTGCTGCAACTCCCCGTCACCTGGCTGGCCGTCGTCGTCTACGAGTACGCGGCACGACGGTACGTCGACCCCCTCGCCCGCCGGGTGAGCCGGCAGTATCCGGCCGACCGGAACAGCGAGCCGCGGTCGTGA